The Triticum aestivum cultivar Chinese Spring chromosome 3A, IWGSC CS RefSeq v2.1, whole genome shotgun sequence genome includes a region encoding these proteins:
- the LOC100415880 gene encoding heat stress transcription factor A-4b — protein MEGSGGSSSLPPFLTKTYEMVDEPATDAVVAWTPSGTSFVVLSQADFCRDLLPKYFKHNNFSSFVRQLNTYGFRKVDPEQWEFANEEFIRDQRHRLKNIHRRKPIFSHSSHTQGAGPLADSERRDYEEEIERLKCDNASLKLQLERKKTDMESKMKALEDKLFAIEGQQKNLISYVREIVNAPGFISSLIEQSDHHGKKRRLPKPISFHEDASTQGNQIMHCDMVNSPTHELFRASFDKMESSLNSLENFFKEASEAFGNDVSYDGDVPGHSSAVVLTELHSSGESEPHAQSPPSMMHTCSAGVGDSHSSRDIAESASCPESSPLPEAHSRADSRSKVSEIDVNLEPAVTETGPSRDQQPTQDPPADANDGFWQQFLTEQPGLSHAHQEAQSERRDREANQTTAGDRGSFWWGKSVEQMTEKLGHLTSAEKT, from the exons atGGAGGGGAGTGGCGGGTCCTCGTCGCTGCCGCCGTTCCTCACCAAGACGTACGAGATGGTGGACGAGCCGGCCACGGACGCGGTGGTCGCGTGGACGCCGTCCGGCACCAGCTTCGTCGTCCTCAGCCAGGCCGACTTCTGCCGGGATCTTCTCCCCAAGTACTTCAAGCACAACAACTTCTCCAGCTTCGTGCGCCAGCTCAACACCTAT GGCTTTAGGAAGGTAGATCCAGAACAATGGGAATTTGCAAATGAAGAATTCATACGAGACCAGCGGCATCGGTTGAAAAATATCCATAGACGCAAGCCAATATTCAGCCATTCATCACATACTCAGGGTGCCGGACCATTAGCTGATAGTGAAAGGAGGGACTATGAGGAGGAAATTGAGAGGCTCAAGTGTGATAATGCATCACTAAAGTTACAGCTTGAAAGGAAGAAAACTGATATGGAGAGTAAAATGAAGGCTTTGGAAGACAaactatttgctatcgagggtcaGCAGAAAAATCTTATATCTTATGTCAGAGAAATTGTGAATGCACCTGGATTTATTTCTAGCCTCATAGAACAATCTGATCATCACGGAAAGAAGAGGAGACTGCCTAAACCAATTTCATTCCATGAGGATGCAAGTACTCAGGGGAACCAGATTATGCATTGTGACATGGTCAACTCACCAACTCATGAACTTTTTAGGGCATCATTTGACAAAATGGAATCATCCTTAAATTCCTTGGAGAATTTCTTCAAAGAAGCGAGCGAGGCATTTGGTAATGATGTTTCATATGATGGTGATGTCCCAGGTCATTCTTCAGCTGTTGTTCTTACAGAGCTCCATTCATCTGGGGAGAGTGAGCCCCACGCGCAATCACCTCCGTCCATGATGCATACTTGTTCAGCTGGTGTAGGAGATTCACACTCTTCTCGCGATATAGCAGAGTCCGCCAGCTGTCCAGAGAGTTCTCCGCTTCCCGAAGCTCATTCTCGTGCAGATTCACGATCTAAGGTCTCCGAGATAGATGTCAATTTGGAACCTGCTGTTACAGAAACTGGTCCATCGAGAGATCAACAACCCACCCAAGACCCTCCTGCTGATGCAAATGATGGATTTTGGCAGCAGTTTCTTACCGAGCAGCCTGGGTTATCCCATGCACATCAGGAGGCCCAATCAGAACGGCGAGACAGagaagcaaatcaaacaacagcaGGAGACCGCGGAAGTTTTTGGTGGGGCAAGAGCGTCGAACAGATGACAGAAAAACTGGGGCATCTCACCTCAGCTGAGAAAACCTGA